In the Malania oleifera isolate guangnan ecotype guangnan chromosome 1, ASM2987363v1, whole genome shotgun sequence genome, one interval contains:
- the LOC131149104 gene encoding protein GRIM REAPER-like, with the protein MAAATLIQLTTILLTVSLPLTLLASPSPIASLFSDDAEDYEKSVIDTPFLNTGSLRGRFLASIIKKGAHCIVSSNICNGISANNGASHLFCCKSHCRNVLQDKNNCGICGHKCKFGQLCCGGKCTNVGSNDFHCGKCNKACAPGVKCENGSCGYAS; encoded by the coding sequence ATGGCAGCAGCCACTCTCATCCAGCTCACAACCATCCTTCTCACTGTTTCCCTTCCCCTAACTTTACTAGCCTCCCCATCCCCAATTGCCTCTTTGTTCTCCGACGATGCCGAAGACTATGAAAAGTCTGTAATTGACACTCCATTTCTCAATACTGGATCCTTAAGAGGTAGGTTTTTGGCGAGTATCATAAAGAAAGGTGCACACTGCATAGTTAGCAGCAACATATGCAATGGAATTTCAGCAAACAACGGCGCAAGCCATCTTTTTTGCTGCAAGAGCCATTGCCGAAATGTCCTTCAAGACAAGAACAATTGCGGGATATGCGGGCATAAGTGTAAGTTTGGACAACTTTGCTGTGGAGGTAAATGCACCAATGTTGGATCCAATGACTTTCATTGTGGCAAGTGCAACAAAGCATGTGCTCCAGGGGTTAAATGCGAAAATGGTTCTTGTGGATATGCTTCTTAA